A genomic segment from Paenibacillus sp. FSL K6-1096 encodes:
- the purD gene encoding phosphoribosylamine--glycine ligase yields MDILVVGGGGREHAIIWSLARSPKAGKIYCAPGNAGIAQLAECVPIGVFEFDKLTAFAKEREVGLVVIGPDDPLAAGIVDAFEAQGIPVFGPRKNAAEIEGSKTFMKDLLHKYSIPTAAYEKFSDYDSALAYLRSREVPIVIKADGLAAGKGVTVAYTREEAEQALQEIMVDKVFGEAGAQVVIEEFLAGQEMSILAFVDGETVRPMAAAQDHKPVFDGDKGPNTGGMGTYSPLPHIAESVIREAVETIIEPTAKAMVAEGRPFRGVLFAGLMISPDGKPKTIEFNARFGDPETQVVLPRLRSDLLEIFLAVTEGRLAEIPIEWSEEAAVCVILASGGYPGPYPKGVPISGLEEQGTALVFHAGTARGEDGSWLTSGGRVLGVVGRGASIAEARAAAYAGAERITFAGKQNRSDIAMKALV; encoded by the coding sequence ATGGATATTTTAGTAGTCGGCGGCGGCGGCCGCGAGCATGCGATCATCTGGAGCTTGGCCCGCAGCCCCAAGGCAGGCAAGATCTACTGCGCACCCGGTAACGCCGGAATTGCCCAGCTTGCCGAATGTGTGCCGATCGGTGTCTTCGAGTTCGACAAGCTGACCGCCTTCGCCAAGGAACGCGAGGTTGGCCTGGTTGTCATCGGACCGGATGATCCGCTGGCGGCGGGGATTGTGGATGCTTTTGAAGCTCAGGGTATCCCGGTGTTCGGCCCGCGCAAGAATGCCGCTGAGATCGAGGGCAGCAAGACCTTCATGAAGGACCTGCTGCACAAATACAGCATTCCGACAGCGGCCTACGAGAAGTTCAGCGACTACGATTCGGCGCTGGCTTACCTGCGGAGCCGGGAAGTGCCGATTGTCATCAAGGCGGACGGGCTGGCCGCAGGCAAAGGGGTAACCGTGGCTTACACCCGGGAGGAAGCGGAGCAGGCCCTGCAGGAGATTATGGTCGACAAGGTGTTCGGCGAAGCCGGGGCACAGGTCGTCATTGAGGAATTCCTGGCCGGGCAGGAAATGTCGATTCTTGCGTTTGTCGACGGCGAAACGGTGCGGCCGATGGCGGCCGCCCAGGACCATAAGCCGGTATTCGACGGCGATAAAGGACCCAATACGGGAGGCATGGGGACCTATTCCCCGCTCCCGCATATTGCGGAGTCGGTAATCCGCGAAGCCGTGGAGACGATTATCGAGCCGACAGCCAAGGCTATGGTGGCGGAAGGGCGTCCCTTCCGGGGCGTGCTGTTCGCCGGGCTGATGATCTCGCCGGACGGCAAGCCGAAGACGATTGAATTCAATGCCCGCTTCGGGGACCCGGAGACCCAGGTGGTTCTGCCCCGTCTCCGCAGCGATTTGCTGGAGATATTCCTCGCGGTAACCGAAGGCAGACTTGCCGAGATCCCGATCGAGTGGAGCGAGGAAGCGGCAGTGTGCGTAATCCTCGCTTCCGGGGGATATCCGGGACCTTATCCGAAGGGTGTGCCGATTAGCGGGCTTGAGGAGCAAGGCACAGCATTGGTCTTCCACGCCGGAACGGCACGCGGCGAGGACGGAAGCTGGTTGACCAGCGGCGGCCGGGTGCTTGGTGTGGTAGGCAGAGGGGCCAGCATTGCCGAAGCGCGTGCAGCGGCCTATGCCGGTGCGGAGCGGATTACTTTTGCCGGCAAGCAGAACCGCAGTGATATAGCAATGAAGGCCCTGGTCTGA
- a CDS encoding NmrA family NAD(P)-binding protein codes for MLFITGATGTVGSRVVHYLKQKEVRFKALTRTPEKLMSEQTEHMTIVTGDIKDCSAWADSLRGVKTLFLILLDDAEEILQAARVSGVRNIVFLSSASINRSDAGYNENAIKHKKVEDQIQAYGFQYVFIRAEAFMHNTIYWRDLFRYNKGTIRLPALEAKLASVHEEDIAGVISEVVADFDRFSGQILTLTGANILSQRNILTEIAKQLGQSLVLEEQTIADFRSYMSKYIAEEYITLRVQDWEYTLKHKLAVTDTVQTILGREPYTFREWIAEHLGDFQ; via the coding sequence ATGTTATTTATTACGGGAGCAACTGGAACCGTCGGAAGCCGGGTTGTACATTACCTCAAGCAGAAGGAAGTACGCTTCAAAGCGCTCACCCGCACACCTGAGAAGCTGATGAGTGAGCAGACAGAACACATGACCATCGTCACCGGGGATATCAAGGATTGCAGCGCCTGGGCAGACAGTCTGCGGGGCGTTAAGACCTTGTTCCTGATCCTGCTGGATGATGCTGAAGAGATTCTGCAGGCAGCCCGGGTGAGCGGTGTGCGGAACATCGTGTTCCTGTCCTCAGCCTCGATCAACCGCTCGGACGCCGGTTACAACGAGAATGCGATCAAACATAAGAAGGTGGAGGACCAGATTCAGGCGTATGGCTTTCAGTATGTGTTTATCCGCGCCGAGGCGTTCATGCACAATACCATTTACTGGAGGGACCTTTTTAGATACAATAAGGGGACGATCCGGTTACCGGCTCTGGAGGCTAAGCTGGCGAGCGTACATGAAGAGGATATTGCCGGGGTTATCAGTGAGGTTGTAGCGGATTTCGACCGATTCTCCGGGCAGATCTTGACGCTTACCGGGGCGAATATTCTTAGCCAGCGGAACATTTTGACGGAAATCGCTAAGCAGCTGGGACAATCACTTGTCCTGGAAGAGCAGACCATCGCAGACTTCCGTTCTTATATGAGCAAGTACATTGCTGAAGAGTACATTACCCTGAGAGTCCAGGACTGGGAGTATACCCTGAAGCATAAGCTCGCCGTGACGGACACGGTGCAGACGATTCTTGGCCGGGAGCCCTATACGTTCAGAGAATGGATCGCGGAGCATCTCGGTGATTTTCAATAA
- a CDS encoding methyl-accepting chemotaxis protein, producing the protein MAQGKSKKVRERGLIASLRNMGIRGKLFLSVIVAVVVIFVMVSVVIYNNAKQMITDGLKNSLTYEKNAISVKVGELLQPAADSVELLNANAYIRDFITRADDAQTVKTAGGYSELIRTLKLVKDSNKNLLNVYIGLDAANKVITQDEFEPPADYVLKERSWYAVTAANKRLTITDPYIDAGSGKMVVSVTAPILDDDGRLLGVAGADISTEQITEALGAFNYKGSGYAVLIDKAGTFIYHPNPDNILLKKTADLGGDWKAVGDTMVQWGSNVIQTKIDGEDSYVSYSPAVANQWSVALIVPQQHAERELKRFELIFMLSILASIAVLSVLLYVVSGSILKQIPLLTAAFRQAKNGDLSVRAEVTAKGEIGVLAEGFNDMVASQQALIQEIMRNSQSISGAVANTEQNVSGLDGSITDISGITEELSAGLQQTAASMEEMNAGTIEFGDAIHGIAVKAQEGAEAAGAINVRAGQLKERALESRRQAEAVYGQSEAKLRQAIEQSGSISQITALSDAILEIAAQTSLLSLNASIEAARAGEAGRGFAVVAEEIRRLADHSRETVAEIQGVTGAVVQAVANLAGAAEHMLGFMDRQVLKDYDAMQETGERYSEDARYIDELVTDFSATSEELLASIQTMLTAISETGTATNEGAEGAALIAAEAEQIFAKSSHIVGEMEGIKRSSAQLLEAVSRFKV; encoded by the coding sequence ATGGCACAGGGGAAAAGCAAAAAGGTCAGGGAGAGGGGGCTTATTGCCTCACTCCGCAATATGGGGATTCGCGGCAAGCTGTTTCTGTCCGTGATAGTTGCGGTTGTTGTTATTTTTGTAATGGTATCTGTAGTGATCTATAACAATGCCAAGCAGATGATTACCGATGGGCTGAAGAACTCACTCACGTATGAGAAAAACGCGATCAGCGTGAAGGTGGGCGAGCTGCTGCAGCCTGCGGCGGACAGTGTGGAGCTGCTGAATGCCAACGCCTATATCCGGGACTTCATCACCCGGGCGGATGATGCGCAGACGGTGAAGACGGCCGGCGGATACAGTGAGCTGATCCGTACGCTGAAGCTGGTCAAGGACAGCAATAAGAATCTGCTGAACGTATACATAGGGCTGGACGCCGCGAACAAGGTGATCACCCAGGATGAATTCGAGCCGCCGGCCGATTATGTGCTGAAGGAGCGAAGCTGGTATGCCGTTACGGCAGCTAACAAGCGGCTTACGATAACAGATCCTTATATTGATGCCGGCTCGGGCAAAATGGTCGTCAGTGTCACCGCACCTATTCTGGATGATGACGGCAGGCTGCTCGGGGTGGCGGGGGCCGATATCTCCACCGAACAGATTACTGAGGCGCTGGGTGCATTCAACTACAAGGGCAGCGGATATGCCGTATTGATTGACAAGGCGGGCACCTTCATCTACCACCCTAATCCGGATAATATTCTGCTCAAAAAAACAGCTGATCTTGGCGGGGACTGGAAGGCAGTCGGCGATACGATGGTGCAGTGGGGCTCGAATGTCATCCAGACGAAGATTGACGGAGAGGACAGCTATGTATCGTATTCTCCTGCTGTGGCTAATCAGTGGTCTGTAGCGCTGATCGTGCCGCAGCAGCACGCCGAGCGGGAATTGAAGCGCTTCGAGCTGATCTTCATGCTCTCCATTCTCGCTTCTATAGCCGTGCTGTCTGTTCTGCTGTATGTCGTCTCGGGCAGCATTCTGAAGCAGATTCCGCTGCTGACCGCTGCCTTCCGGCAAGCGAAGAACGGCGACCTGTCGGTAAGAGCGGAGGTGACTGCCAAAGGGGAGATCGGCGTGCTGGCGGAAGGCTTCAACGATATGGTTGCCTCGCAGCAGGCGCTCATTCAGGAGATCATGCGCAACTCGCAGAGCATCTCCGGGGCGGTGGCGAATACAGAGCAGAATGTATCCGGGCTGGATGGCAGCATTACGGATATATCGGGCATTACGGAAGAGCTGTCGGCCGGGCTGCAGCAGACAGCGGCTTCGATGGAGGAGATGAATGCCGGCACAATAGAGTTCGGAGACGCCATTCACGGGATTGCCGTGAAGGCCCAGGAGGGTGCTGAAGCAGCAGGGGCCATCAACGTGCGGGCCGGCCAGCTGAAGGAGCGCGCGCTGGAGTCCCGCAGACAGGCGGAAGCGGTCTACGGACAGAGCGAAGCGAAGCTGCGCCAGGCGATCGAACAGTCGGGATCGATCTCGCAGATTACGGCGCTGTCGGATGCTATTCTGGAGATTGCCGCCCAGACCAGCCTGTTGTCGCTGAACGCTTCGATTGAAGCCGCCCGGGCGGGCGAGGCGGGCCGGGGCTTCGCTGTGGTGGCGGAAGAGATCCGCAGGCTGGCAGACCACTCACGCGAGACGGTGGCTGAGATCCAGGGAGTGACCGGGGCGGTGGTGCAGGCGGTGGCTAACCTGGCTGGGGCCGCAGAGCATATGCTGGGCTTCATGGACCGCCAGGTGCTGAAGGATTATGATGCGATGCAGGAGACCGGGGAGCGGTACAGCGAGGATGCGAGATATATCGATGAGCTGGTAACGGACTTCAGCGCTACCTCCGAGGAGCTGCTTGCTTCGATCCAGACGATGCTGACCGCGATCAGCGAGACGGGCACAGCCACGAATGAAGGGGCGGAAGGGGCGGCGCTTATCGCAGCGGAGGCAGAGCAGATCTTTGCCAAGTCCAGCCATATCGTGGGCGAGATGGAGGGGATCAAGCGGAGCTCGGCGCAGCTGCTGGAGGCGGTGTCGAGGTTCAAGGTCTAG
- the ilvA gene encoding threonine ammonia-lyase IlvA — MREGENRIVGMEDIVRAHHMLREVIVRTPLQLDAVLSAKYGCNVYLKREDLQIVRSFKIRGAYNMIRSLSAEERSKGIVCASAGNHAQGVAYSCKALGIKGKVFMPSTTPNQKIKQVRRFGGEFVEVILKGDTFDDAYDEALQACIDHSMTLIHPFDEPRIIAGNGTIAMEVMESLDKPADFVFVTIGGGGLAAGVATYIKTVNPATKVIGVEPTGAASMSEAMERGEVVTLKEINKFVDGAAVKRVGGLTYDICSHLLDDVVKVPEGKACSTILALYNENAIVVEPAGSLPIAALDMYKDQIRGKSVVCIVSGGNNDIDRMQEIKERSLIYEGLKHYFMINFPQRAGALREFLTEVVGPDDDITRFEYTKKNEKENGPALVGIELMSTEAYAPLIERLQQKGVDYVEINKDVNLFNMLI, encoded by the coding sequence ATGAGAGAAGGCGAAAACCGGATCGTAGGAATGGAAGATATTGTTCGCGCACATCATATGCTGCGGGAGGTTATCGTCCGTACGCCGCTGCAGCTGGATGCGGTGTTATCCGCCAAATACGGCTGCAATGTATATTTGAAGCGTGAGGATCTGCAGATTGTACGCTCCTTCAAGATTCGCGGGGCTTACAATATGATCCGCAGCCTGTCCGCTGAGGAGCGGTCCAAGGGCATTGTCTGTGCCAGTGCAGGGAATCATGCCCAGGGGGTAGCCTATTCCTGCAAGGCGCTCGGCATTAAGGGCAAGGTGTTCATGCCCAGCACAACACCTAACCAGAAGATTAAGCAGGTCCGGCGCTTCGGCGGCGAATTCGTTGAGGTGATTCTGAAGGGAGACACCTTCGATGATGCCTACGATGAAGCGCTGCAGGCCTGTATTGACCATAGCATGACGCTGATTCACCCGTTCGATGAGCCGCGGATTATTGCGGGCAACGGTACGATTGCCATGGAGGTTATGGAGAGCCTGGACAAGCCGGCGGACTTCGTCTTCGTCACAATCGGCGGCGGGGGACTGGCTGCCGGGGTGGCCACCTATATCAAGACGGTTAACCCGGCGACCAAGGTGATCGGCGTAGAGCCTACCGGAGCCGCATCAATGAGCGAGGCGATGGAGCGCGGCGAGGTGGTCACGCTGAAGGAGATCAACAAGTTCGTGGACGGCGCAGCGGTGAAGCGGGTCGGCGGGCTGACCTACGATATCTGCTCGCACCTGCTGGATGATGTGGTGAAGGTGCCGGAGGGCAAGGCCTGCTCAACGATTCTTGCGCTGTACAATGAGAATGCGATTGTCGTTGAGCCGGCGGGCTCGCTCCCGATTGCGGCGCTGGATATGTACAAGGATCAGATTCGCGGCAAAAGCGTGGTCTGCATCGTCAGCGGCGGCAACAACGACATCGACCGGATGCAGGAGATCAAGGAGCGTTCCCTGATCTACGAGGGTCTGAAGCATTACTTCATGATTAACTTCCCGCAGCGCGCGGGCGCCTTGAGGGAGTTCCTGACCGAGGTGGTCGGGCCGGATGATGATATTACCCGGTTCGAGTACACGAAGAAGAACGAGAAGGAGAACGGCCCGGCGCTGGTCGGCATTGAGCTGATGTCTACGGAGGCCTATGCCCCGCTGATTGAGCGGCTGCAGCAGAAGGGCGTTGACTACGTGGAGATCAACAAGGATGTCAACCTGTTCAATATGCTGATCTGA
- a CDS encoding SEC-C metal-binding domain-containing protein gives MSKVGRNDLCPCGSGNKYKKCCLEKDRAAAQSILRLVTAEDAAAQEVIIGEIQQEQPAPQAAAPAGGKLTLPKLKKMVTRELKWEHPSHEQLALELIESMKPLYDRELILEALMLWNGFSRTTKPAVKKTGSFCAAIEYLLSEEYGFMQSQAELAERYSVTTATISRKVKEFYNYVEEYGMGGEADDLTELNGPGTPQEKAQALLYKAMETSSAKRRIQLAQAALELYPDSPDAYLILAEESENETEARELLKAGIAAGRRELGELYFTKHKGHFWGLHETRSYLRVCQSYAESCWFGGNAEEAAEMLEHILELNPDDATGARYLLTAAYLYSDQLQEAQRIIKQYGKDDASAAFAYDRIVLEFKQNGITSQLKMLYRVARGVNKHVPDYLLGVKRLPHNLPDFVGMGDSNEAIEYVIMHSRLWASLPELLKWMLKQ, from the coding sequence GTGAGCAAGGTCGGAAGAAATGACTTATGCCCGTGCGGAAGCGGGAACAAATATAAGAAGTGCTGCCTGGAGAAGGACAGAGCGGCAGCCCAGTCCATCCTGCGGCTGGTGACCGCAGAGGATGCGGCCGCGCAGGAGGTGATCATCGGGGAGATTCAGCAGGAACAGCCGGCTCCACAGGCTGCGGCCCCTGCCGGGGGCAAGCTTACGCTGCCCAAGCTGAAGAAGATGGTCACCCGTGAGCTGAAGTGGGAGCATCCGTCCCATGAACAGCTGGCACTGGAGCTGATTGAGAGCATGAAGCCGCTGTACGACCGGGAGCTGATCCTGGAGGCGCTGATGCTGTGGAACGGATTCTCACGCACAACCAAGCCTGCCGTGAAGAAGACCGGCTCCTTCTGTGCTGCGATTGAATATCTGCTGTCTGAGGAATACGGCTTCATGCAGTCCCAGGCTGAGTTGGCCGAGCGGTACAGCGTGACGACAGCCACCATCTCCCGCAAGGTGAAGGAATTCTATAATTACGTCGAAGAGTATGGAATGGGCGGAGAAGCGGATGATCTCACAGAGCTGAACGGTCCGGGCACTCCGCAGGAGAAGGCGCAGGCCCTTCTGTATAAGGCGATGGAGACCTCCTCGGCCAAGCGCCGCATCCAGCTGGCCCAAGCGGCGCTGGAGCTGTATCCGGACAGCCCGGATGCCTACCTGATTCTCGCTGAGGAATCGGAGAACGAGACGGAGGCCCGGGAGCTGCTCAAAGCGGGAATCGCCGCAGGCAGACGGGAGCTGGGCGAGCTCTATTTTACGAAGCATAAAGGGCACTTCTGGGGCCTTCATGAGACCCGGTCGTATCTCAGAGTCTGCCAGAGCTATGCGGAATCCTGCTGGTTCGGCGGCAATGCGGAGGAAGCGGCAGAGATGCTGGAGCATATTCTGGAGCTGAACCCGGATGACGCTACCGGGGCCCGTTATTTGCTGACCGCGGCCTATCTGTACAGTGATCAGCTGCAGGAAGCGCAGCGGATCATTAAGCAATACGGCAAAGACGATGCCTCCGCAGCCTTCGCGTATGACCGGATCGTGCTGGAGTTCAAGCAGAACGGTATCACCTCCCAGCTGAAGATGCTCTACCGGGTTGCCCGCGGAGTGAACAAGCATGTGCCTGACTATCTGCTCGGCGTGAAGCGGCTGCCGCATAATCTCCCTGATTTTGTCGGCATGGGCGACTCCAATGAAGCGATTGAATATGTCATCATGCACTCCCGGCTGTGGGCGAGCCTGCCCGAGCTGCTGAAGTGGATGCTGAAGCAATAG
- a CDS encoding PadR family transcriptional regulator, translated as MLSVFKERDYRYLVHMTKGSLYYNLQKLAGEGLVRLVEVVSVNNYPEQYIYEITPQGDEHFKALMAKYSLQTDDITLAFYMTTLFAHQYDPGEFKAAVAIQMEQTRRKIAEIDHALEAKQDRIYDTAKSMMNNVRAHHELNLKWFQELLEQ; from the coding sequence TTGCTGAGTGTCTTCAAGGAACGGGATTACAGGTATCTGGTTCATATGACGAAGGGCTCGCTGTATTACAACCTCCAGAAGCTGGCGGGCGAAGGCTTGGTGCGGCTGGTTGAGGTCGTTAGTGTCAACAACTATCCCGAGCAATACATCTACGAGATTACACCGCAGGGCGACGAGCATTTCAAAGCGCTGATGGCCAAATATTCGCTGCAGACGGACGATATTACGTTAGCTTTTTATATGACTACGCTGTTCGCCCATCAGTATGATCCCGGGGAATTCAAGGCGGCTGTAGCCATACAGATGGAGCAGACACGGCGTAAGATTGCCGAGATCGACCATGCGCTGGAGGCCAAGCAAGACCGGATCTACGATACGGCCAAGTCGATGATGAATAATGTCAGAGCGCATCATGAGCTGAACCTGAAGTGGTTTCAGGAGCTGCTGGAGCAGTAG
- the purH gene encoding bifunctional phosphoribosylaminoimidazolecarboxamide formyltransferase/IMP cyclohydrolase — protein sequence MSIKRALVSVSDKQGIVDFCRELSALGVEIISTGGTSTLLAKEGVPVIGISDVTGFPEIMDGRVKTLHPAVHSGLLAVRDNEEHTRQMEELGLGYIDLVVVNLYPFAETIAKPDVSYEEAIENIDIGGPTMLRSAAKNHAFVSVVVDAADYANVLEEVRAGGDTTLATRKRLAAKVFRHTAAYDALIADYLANVTGEPLPERYTVTYEKIQDLRYGENPHQKAAFYRKPLAAQDTLTAAEQLHGKELSYNNINDANAALQIVKEFEEPAVVAVKHMNPCGVGVGTSVYEAYQKAYNADPTSIFGGIVAANRIIDADTANLLKDIFLEIILAPGFTEEALDILTKKKNIRLLKLGQLSTAASRKSSFVVTSIDGGMVVQESDVHSVNSDDLQVVTDRKPTEEELKQLLFGWKVVKHVKSNAIVLAADDMTVGVGAGQMNRVGAAKIAIEQAGDKAKGAVLASDAFFPMGDTLEMAAKAGITAVIQPGGSIKDEESIKVANEYGIAMVFTGVRHFKH from the coding sequence GTGAGTATCAAAAGAGCGCTGGTCAGCGTATCGGACAAACAGGGCATCGTGGATTTTTGCCGCGAATTGTCTGCACTAGGCGTAGAAATCATCTCCACCGGAGGCACCAGCACCCTTCTGGCGAAGGAAGGCGTTCCGGTCATCGGCATTTCCGATGTGACCGGCTTCCCTGAAATCATGGACGGACGCGTCAAAACGCTGCATCCCGCCGTCCACAGTGGCCTGCTGGCAGTCCGTGACAACGAGGAGCATACCCGTCAGATGGAGGAGCTTGGTCTTGGCTACATCGACCTTGTCGTGGTGAATCTGTATCCGTTCGCGGAGACGATTGCCAAGCCGGATGTATCGTATGAGGAAGCGATTGAGAACATCGATATCGGCGGACCGACAATGCTGCGTTCGGCGGCGAAGAACCATGCTTTTGTCAGTGTGGTGGTGGATGCGGCCGACTATGCGAATGTGCTTGAAGAAGTGCGTGCCGGTGGAGATACGACCCTTGCAACCCGCAAACGTCTTGCGGCCAAAGTCTTCCGCCATACGGCGGCTTACGACGCCCTGATCGCCGATTATCTGGCGAATGTCACCGGCGAACCGCTGCCGGAGCGTTATACCGTTACTTACGAGAAAATCCAGGATCTGCGTTACGGGGAGAACCCGCACCAGAAGGCTGCCTTCTACCGCAAGCCGCTGGCCGCGCAGGATACGCTTACCGCTGCCGAGCAGCTTCACGGCAAAGAGCTGTCCTACAATAACATCAACGACGCGAATGCTGCGCTTCAGATCGTCAAGGAATTTGAAGAGCCGGCCGTCGTGGCGGTGAAGCATATGAATCCTTGCGGAGTAGGCGTGGGAACAAGTGTCTATGAAGCATATCAAAAAGCTTACAATGCCGACCCTACCTCCATCTTCGGCGGCATTGTCGCGGCCAACCGGATTATTGATGCGGATACGGCTAATCTGCTGAAGGATATTTTCCTGGAAATTATCCTGGCTCCGGGCTTCACTGAGGAAGCGCTGGACATTCTGACGAAGAAAAAGAACATCCGCCTGCTTAAGCTGGGACAACTCAGCACAGCCGCTTCGCGCAAGAGCAGCTTCGTTGTCACCTCCATTGACGGGGGCATGGTTGTCCAGGAGAGCGATGTGCACTCGGTGAATTCTGACGACTTGCAAGTCGTAACAGACCGCAAGCCAACCGAAGAAGAGCTGAAGCAGCTGCTGTTCGGCTGGAAGGTCGTGAAGCATGTGAAGTCCAATGCGATTGTACTAGCGGCCGATGATATGACGGTTGGCGTAGGGGCAGGCCAGATGAACCGTGTGGGTGCGGCCAAAATTGCGATTGAACAGGCTGGAGATAAGGCCAAGGGCGCTGTACTGGCCTCCGACGCCTTCTTCCCGATGGGCGACACGCTGGAAATGGCCGCTAAGGCCGGAATTACAGCTGTGATTCAGCCGGGCGGCTCCATTAAGGATGAGGAATCGATCAAGGTGGCCAATGAATACGGCATTGCCATGGTGTTCACCGGCGTCCGGCATTTCAAACACTAG